The Vibrio metoecus sequence GGAATTGGTATGTGGTTAGCAGGATTCCCAGGGTTGTTTTGGGGAACCATGATGGGGTTTGCCTCATTTATACCCGTGATTGGCACCGCTTTAATTTGGATCCCCGCGACGCTCTACCTCTTTTTAATTGGCGAAACCACTTGGGCTTTCTTCCTTACAATATGGAGTATTGCGGTGGTGGGCTCGATTGATAACTTACTACGCCCATTCTTGATGCAAGGCAGTGCTGGCATGAATACGCTGATGATTTTTTTCTCGCTGCTCGGCGGTATTCAGCTATTTGGTTTGATCGGCTTAATTTATGGCCCACTGATTTTTGCCATCACCATGGTGCTGTTTAATATCTATGAAGAGGAATTTCGCAGCTTTTTAGATCAACAAGATCAAAGCTAATCCAGAGTAAAGGCTTCATTCAAAGGGCAGATTATGCGAAAATCTGCCCCCTTTTCTTGAGTAGAACGCGCCATGCAACACTATACCGCCCCGACTGAAATTGCCCTTCGCCAACTCGACTATTTTGCTGGTAAACATGTTCTGGTGGCGGGTGAAGCAGAAGATCGCTTTCCAATCGAACTTCGTCAACATTGCGCCTCTGTATCTGTATTTACCACTCACTACGGCTACTATTCTCAACTCAAACCGTTTGCTGAAATTAACTGCTATTTTGGCGAACAGCTCACGGACGAAATCAACGCAGATTTGATTTTGCTCTACTGGCCAAAAGCCAAACAAGAAGCTGAATATTTACTCGCAATGTTGCTTTCCAAGTTCGGTACAGGCACTGAACTTGTAGTGATCGGGGAAAATCGTTCTGGTGTGAAAAGCATTGAGAAAATGTTTACACCTTATGGTTCGATTTACAAATACGATTCGGCTCGTCGCTGCTCATTTTATTGGGGACAATGTGAAAATAAACCTGATGAGTTTGATATTACTCAGTGGTTTAAATCTTACTCCGTAATCTATCAAGGCCATGAATTAACGATTCGCAGCCTACCAGGCGTGTTTAGTCATGGCGAATTTGATCTGGGTAGCCGACTGCTACTGGATACGTTACCCGCTCTCAGTGGCAAGGTGATCGATATTGGCTGCGGCGCTGGGGTGTTGGGCTGTGTTATGGCAAAACTCAACCCTGACATTGAGCTAGAGATGACCGATATTAGTGCTCTGGCGATTCGCTCTAGTCAAGAAACCCTTATCGCGAATCAACTAAGTGGTCGAGTCTATCCGTCTGATATGCTCTCGAATGTAGGAAGCCAATACCACTATATCGTCACAAATCCACCTTTCCATTCAGGGTTAGACACACGCTATAGCCCAACGGAACAGCTCTTGGCTGAGTCCATCAACCATTTAGCCGCCGCAGGCTCACTTTGGGTTGTGGCCAACAGCTTTTTGAAATATCCACCAATCATTGAGCAAGCGTTTGGGCACTGCGAGATTGCAGCGAAAACGACTAAGTTTGCCATCTATCACGCAAAAAAATAACTTCTTACATTTTGCCGCTTTTGACGTAAATATGCACAAAAAGCGGCACTTGCCTCACGTTTTTTGCGCCTATGCCCACGCTTTAGCTTGGACTTACTTGTCAAAGTAAAAAAACTCGTTAATTTCGTTACTTTAGGTTTTTCTTGTCATTCACCTGCTCATGGCTCGCGAGCGCCAACGAGTATCACCAAAAGTAACGCCTTAATTATGTTTAGGTTCTATCGAAAACAAAAATTCAAGCGCCTGCAGAATACCCTGATGGCGGCCTTTTTGGCTCTTAGCATTATTCCATTGACGATTACCGCGCTGTTTTTCCTCCATTCACACAGTAAAGACTTGGAAGAACAAAGTACCTCGTACCTCGTTTCGGTACGTGATACCAAACAACAGCAGGTGATCGATTACATGATGGCCAAAGAGTCGGAAGTCATGGGATTTGTCCGTTCCGAGCTTGCTTATGCCAGTGGTGGACGTTTTTATGGGTTAGTCAATGCTTTCCAACGCTTAGATGTCAGTATCGAAGCGGCTCGTGAACATGCCCAACAGCGTTATATCCCCGGATCCGGCGATCAAATAAAAACGTCTGTGCTGCCACAATCCAGCGGTTATGTGGGAAGCGAACGTTACCGGTTACTACACAAACGCTATCATTGGGCCTTTTTAGAGCTGTTAAAACGCTCAGATTTCGATGACATTCTCTTAGTTGATATTGAAGGCAACGTCGTTTACTCCATTTATAAATACGACAACTTTGGCACTAATTTATTAACGGGCAAATATCAAGATGCCAACCTAGGGCATACGTTTAAACGTCTAGAACAAACGGTTAATGAACAACGCAAAACCAATGAAGACTTCACCCCAGTGGTCATCTCAGATTTTGTCGAGGAAGACGGAAAACAGTACGCTTGGCTCGGCGCACCAATTATTCAACAAGGCTACTTACACAGCTATGCCATGTTCCGTCTACCCAGCAATGCCATCACCAAACTGATCGCCGATGGCAACAATAATCCATCAATGCAAACCATACTCGTCGGCCAAGATCTGCGTTCACGAACGTTAACGTCTGCAGAAATCGCCGTTGAAAAGAGCAAACAAGTGGTCGAGCTAGCCTTGTCTGGCAAACGTTCGGTAGGTACCTATACCAATACCGATGGTGAACAAGTCATTGCTGCTTATGCCCCTATCAATTTGAAAAGCATTCATTGGGCCTTAGTGGTTGAGCTTCCAGAAAAAGAAGCGTTTGCCCGTGTACGACAATTGGAAAAGCTCTTTGTGTTTGCCATGTTGACTGCGATTGTATTGGTGGTGATAGCTTCACATTATCTCTCTAACTTTATTACCGCCCCACTATTAAAACTCACTTGGGCTGCAGAACGTGTCTCTGCCGGAGATCTTGATGAGGCGATGATCAATACCGAGCGGAAAGATGAAATTGGTCGTTTGGCCGTCAGTTTCGAGCGAATGCAACGCTCTATCCGTGAAAAAATCTCACTCATCAAATCACAAAATAAAGAGTTAGAAAGCAACCTGCTGATCATCCGTAAACAGAACGATGAATTGCAGCTCGCGAACAAGCTCAAAGATGAATTCCTCGCCACCACATCACACGAATTGCGTACTCCACTACACGGTATGATTGGCATTGCCGAAGCATTAGTTTCCGGTGCCAATGGCCCACTGACCGCCGCTCATAAATATCAACTCGATATCATTATTAGCAGTGGCCAACGCTTAGCTACCTTGGTGGATGATTTATTGGATTATCACAAAATGCGCTATGGCGCGTTGGATATTCAAAAATGCGCCGTCGATTTATCCAGTGCGACGCGGTTAGTACTGGAGCTCTCGCATCACTTACTCGGCAAAAAAACGCTGCGTATTATTAACCAAGTTCCAGAGCTGCCAGTCTGGGTTTCCGCGGATCCACAACGCTTGGAGCAAGTGCTGTATAACCTGATTGGTAATGCGATTAAATATACGTCAGAAGGCAAGATCGTTATCTCCGCAACCTATATGGACGATAAAATTCGCGTACAGGTAGTGGATACAGGCCAAGGCATTCCTGCCGAGCAACTGGAGCAAATTTTTGAACCTCTGATCCAAGCAGGCCGAGATGCAAGCCGCTACCGTCAGGGCGCGGGATTAGGGTTGTCTATCAGCCGCCAGCTTATTGAGCTGATGAATGGTACGCTTTATGTTAGCAGCCAACCGATGGTTGGGACGACATTTAGCTTTACTCTACCGCTAGCGACTCAAGATGAGATTGCTCAAGCACGTTTGACTGAACTCCCCCACTTCCAAGCCCCAGAAGTTTTGGATGCCGAACTTCCAGAGCAGAGCACACTGCCTGAAAATGAGCACGGTCCATTACTTTTAGTCGCCGATGATGAACCGGTTAACCTCAGAGTATTAGACAGCTTCTTACGTCTTGAAGGTTACCGTGTGCATACCGTACAAGATGGCCATGAAGTGCTTGAAGCCGTGAAACGTGAAAAGCCTGAACTATTGTTACTCGACATCATGATGCCAGGCATGAGCGGCTATCAAGTGTGTGAAAAACTCAGACAAAGCTACGACCATGCAGAGCTCCCCATCATTATGCTAACGGCCCTGAATCAGTCCGATGACCGAGTACGTGGTTTTGAAGCCGGCGCTAACGACTACTTATCAAAACCATTTAACAAACAAGAGCTGGCGGCTCGTATCGTAGCTCACCTTACCGCTAGCAAAGCCGAATTGCGTCGTATTGAAAATGCCCAGCTACAAAAAGAACTAAAACACCGTGCGATGGTTGAAGCGAGCCTCCTCGAAACCCAAGGACGCTTATTAGAGCAGCTAGAATCCGCACCAGAAGCAATACTGTGTGTCAAAGAAGGAAATAAAATACGCTTTGCCAACGAGGCCGCATCACGCCTATTTAGACGCACGCCAGAGCAGCTTAAACGATCGAATGCAGAAGAGTTGATTGCACCGAAATACCTCAACATCGATCAAGAACATTACTGCGGCAATATTGATGTTTACGTTGATGATGTACGCCAACATTTATCCGCTGACGTACTACGCTTACCAGAAGGCTCTGGATTGCAAGCCATGTACATTTTTAATGTCGGGGGCAGTATTAATGCTGCGCGTATATATAATCTGGAAACCGCGGTAGAAGCCCTCTCTAGCTACGCTTTCGAAGGTGATAAAGATAAATTGCAGCAACTCAAAGAGTTGGGTGGTGAGTTCACTCGCCTTGCCGATAAAGCATCCGGTGAGTATCAATCCAAACAAGATTTGATGCGTAGTGTCTTGGTCGAAGCCATGACCAGTGCTCTTGATTATTGGGAGCGAGTCTCAGGACAAAGCAAATTTACCTTTGCAGAGCAAAGTGGCTTGTGGCGTGTGTATCTTGACCGCAGCACCTTACAAACTCGCACCCTAGATAAATATTTACGCATTGAGACATTACCTAAAACACCACGCTGGAGAACGGTGCTTAACTCGCTCGATTACATCCTTGAGCACTGTAAAGAGTCAAGCCCAGATCGCACTCATATCGAGATGCAGCGCGATAAACTACAGAAGTTATTGACCTCTGAATAGTTCTGCAAGACATAACCAAACCCACCGATAGGTGGGTTTTTTATTGGTATCGTTAAACAAATCCCTTCGCTTTTCTCTCTCCGGTTTTACATAAACAATCCATGATACCAACTTGATTTACGTAGCTAAAAAAGCACTTAATTGACTGACAAACTTGTTCACAAAAAAGGTAAAACCACCGTAAGAAAGGACTTAAACTAAGCCAAAACTGAGTATTTGTTTGAGATTGCGAAGGGAGTCACAACAATTCGCCAGATTTAATTCAATCGATTAAATTAACGTAAAATAGGGCTAGTGAGCGAGATCTCGTTACTGAAAAACCACAAACAAACCCAATATAAGAAAGTAATCACGAGTTAGTAAACACTAACAAGCCCAATTTTAACTCGTCACTTTTGCGAGGTGAATCACCTCTTGCTTTTTGCACAAAAATCACACATCAACGTGTATTTTGACGTTAATAACGAGAGGTGGATAGGTTTTGACGTTTTTAACGGGAAAGGGAATTGATAAATTTCTTGGCAAGGTGTCTTCTTACTCCTGCCAAAGGCCTACAGGCCACTCATTTCTTCCCCTTCCCTCCGACGGGCGAAAAATAACATGAGGTAGGTCTTGGAGAGTGTTTATCAATTGATGACATTCCATCCATTAGTGAAATGAAAGCAACTAGTAAGGAACAGCTATGCTTGCCAATATTAAAAAGACAGCACTAGCCGCCGCAGTAATCGCAGCAGCAACCAGTGTCTCAGCTCCAGCGTTTGCACGTAGTGAGCTAACCATCGTGCCAGATTTCTACCCTACAATGGTACGTAACTTCAACCCGTACCTAGCAACCAACCTGCGTACAACCACTGACTTTATCTATGAACCTCTGGTTGTATTCAATGAGATGAAAGGTAATACGCCTGTATTCCGTCTGGCTGAAAGCTACAAAATGGCTGACGACCTGATGAGCGTAACTTTCGATATCCGTAAAGGCGTTAAGTGGTCTGATGGTGAAGCATTCACAGCAAATGACGTGGTTTACTCTTTCAATCTGCTGAAAGCGAAACCAGAACTTGACCAACGTGGTATCAACAAATGGGTAACCAGCGTTGAGAAAGTAGACGATTACAAAGTGCGTTTCCGTCTGTCTGAAGCAAACTCTAACGTACCTTATGAGATTTCTCTGATTCCTATCGTTGCTGAGCACGTATGGAAAGAAGTGAAAGATCCAACTACCTTCACTAACGAAAACCCTGTGGGTACTGGTCCTTTCACTGTAATCGATACTTTTACCCCACAACTGTACATTCAATGTCGCAACCCGAACTACTGGGATGCTGCGAATTTGGAAGTTGACTGTCTGCGTGTTCCACAGATCGCAAACAACGACCAACTGTTGGGCAAAATCGTAAACTCTGAACTTGACTGGACTTCTTCATTCGTTCCAGATATCGACCGTACTTACGCAGCAGCGAACCCTAACCACCACTACTGGTACCCAGCAGCAGGTACTCAGGCGTTCATGGTTAACTTCAAAAACCCAGATGCAGCGAAAAAAGAAGCATTGGATAACGTAGATTTCCGTCGTGCGTTCTCTATGGCTCTTGATCGTCAAACCATCATCGATATCGCCTTCTACGGCAGCGGTACAGTGAACGATTACGCATCAGGTCTAGGCTACGCATTTGAAGCATGGTCTGATGAAGCGACGCACAACAAGTACAAAGGCTTCAACACGTATGACGTTGAAGGCTCTAAGAAACTACTGGCAAAAGCAGGCTTCAAAGATGTGAACGGTGACGGTTTCGTTGAAACTCCATCAGGCAAATCTTTCGAACTGCTGATCCAATCTCCAAATGGCTGGACTGACTTCAACAATACAGTTCAACTTGCAGTAGAACAGCTACAAGAAGTGGGTATCAAAGCGAAAGCACGTACTCCAGAGTTCGCGGTTTATAACCAAGCAATGCTGGAAGGTACTTACGACGTTGCGTACACCAACTACTTCCACGGCGCAGATCCATACACTTACTGGAACAGTGCATACAACTCAGCACTGCAATCTGGTGATGGTATGCCACGCTTCGCAATGCACTACTTCAAAGACAAGAAGCTTGATGGCTTGCTAGACAGCTTCTACAAAACCGCAGACAAGAACGAGCAGCTAGCGATCGCTCATGGTATTCAGAAGATCATTGCTGAAAACCAAGTGACTATCCCTGTTATGTCTGGTGCATGGATGTATCAGTACAACACCACTCGCTTCACTGGCTGGTGGAATGAAGAAAATCCGAAGGGCCGTCCAAGCGTTTGGGCTGGTATCCCAGAGCGTCTACTACACGTACTGGATCTAAAACCAGTTAAGTAATACACGTTCATTTCTTGCGGCGCACGCTGTGCGCCGCCTATCTAAATCCCCTCATGTTGTTAAGCAAACATATGGCGCTCGTCGTCAGGGGATTTCTCGCTCTCAAATTCGCTAGGGGCGAGACCTGAAACCAGAGACAGGACAAAACTGGGTGAGTAAGGTGTAAGTTATGGGTTACTTTTTAAGACGATTGTCGTTCTATTTTGCCGCGTTGCTGGTTGCAGCAACATTAAACTTTATTATTCCGCGTGCCATGCCTGGTGATCCCGTCACCATGATGTTTGCTAACGCAACCGCACAAGTTACCCCAGAGCGTATTGAAGCAATGAAACAGCTTCTTGGCTTTGTGGATGGTCCTTGGTATGTCCAATACATGACATACATTAAAAGCATCCTGACTTGGGAGCTCGGCACCTCAATCAAATTCTACCCTTTGAGTGTGAATGAACTGCTTGGTGGCGCTTTTGGCTGGTCACTGTTCCTTGCGGGTACCGCAGTTATTATCTCTTTCTCCATCGGTTCTGTGCTCGGTATCTTTGCCGCGTGGAAACGTGGTAGCCGTTACGACACTTTTATCACACCAGGGATGTTGGTTATTCAAGCCGTGCCTCAAGTGGTTATTGCGATGTTGGCGATGTTCACTTTCGCTATCGGCTTAGGTTGGTTCCCAACCGGTTACGCTTACACCGCAGGGACAATGCCTGATTGGACAAGCTGGGCATTCATTAAAGATGTCAGCTATCACGCCGTACTTCCTTTGGTCTGTGCTTCGATTGTGCAAATCGGTGGCTTCTTGGTCAACATGCGTAACAACATGATTAACCTGCTCGCTGAAGACTATATCACCATGGCAAAAGGTAAAGGCTTGAGCGAAAACCGCGTGGTCTTTAACTATGCAGCACGTAATGCTCTGTTACCTAGTGTCACTGCACTGTCTATGTCTCTCGGTATGGCGATTGGTGGTCAGTTGATTATTGAAATCATCTTCAACTATCCAGGTTTAGGCACTGTGCTATTTAACGCTATCACCGCGCGTGACTATCAAGTTCTGCAAGGCCAGTTACTGATCATGACTCTGTTCATGCTGTTCTTTAACCTACTGGCTGACATGTTATACGTTGTTCTAGACCCTCGCTTACGCAAGGGAGGTAAATAATCATGAAAGCACTTTGGAAACTCTTACGCGGCAACCGTATGGCGATGATTGGCGTGACCATCTTAAGCCTGTTTTTTCTGCTCGCGGTCGCAGCGCCTTTTATTACCTCTCATGCTCCTGATAAACGCACGGGTAACCCACATGAATACCCAGCGTTTGTTGTGAAAGCAGCCAAAGCAAACCCAGATGGCTGGGTAGCTGAACACTTAGCAACCGATCGCCGCACATTGGCGATGTCTAAAAAAGCCGATCACATACTCGGTACCACCCGTATGGGACGTGATGTGTGGTCTCAAGTGGCTTACGGTGCTCGCGTATCGTTAGCAGTAGGCTTCGGCGCTGGTATCACCGTGTGTTTCTTGGCCACAGTCATCGGTGTTTCAGCGGGCTATTTTGGTGGAAAAATTGATGACTTCCTCACTGCCGCAATGAACATCATGCTGGTGATTCCACAGTACCCATTGTTGTTCGTATTGGCCGCCTTTATCGGTGAGGCAGGGCCTTTAACCATCGCTTTGATTATCGGGTGTACCTCCTGGGCTTGGGGTGCGCGGGTGGTTCGTTCACAAACCATGGCACTGCGTGAAAAAGAGTTCGTAAAAGCTGCTGAAGTTCTGGGTGAATCTTCATGGCGCATCATCTTTGTTGAGATTCTGCCAAACCTTATCTCCATCGTAGGTGCAAGTTTTATCGGTTCGGTGATGTACGCCATCATGATGGAAGCGACGATTTCCTTCTTAGGCTTGGGCGATCCAAACACCATCAGTTGGGGCATCATGCTGTACAACGTACAAACCTCATCATCCATGCTGATCGGCGCTTGGTGGGAACTGTTAGCACCTTGTATCTCACTGACAGTATTAGTCACAGGCCTTGCTCTGCTGAACTTTGCAGTTGATGAAATTGCTAACCCACAATTGCGTTCACACAAAGGCATGAAGCGTTGGAAAAACCTTGCTAAGCAAGATCAAAAAGCGCGTCAGCCAAATTTACCACCACAAAATGCACTTTGGAGCGGAGATAAATAATCATGACTGCACCACTAATCTCAATCCGCAACTTATGCGTGGACTACATTACCGATGCGGGTGATGTCCGTGCCTGTAACAATGTGAGCTTTGATTTAGCGCCAGGCGAGGTGTTTGGCCTTGCCGGTGAATCCGGTTGTGGTAAATCAACCGTCGCTTTCTCGCTAATGCGCCTGCATAAGCCGCCCGCATTTATCACTGGTGGCGAGGTCATCTTCAACGGTGAAGACATCCTAAAATACAGCGATGAACGTATGCAATCCTTCCGCTGGAAAGAAATGTCGATGGTGTTCCAAAGTGCAATGAACGCACTGAACCCCGTTCTGACGATGGAAGAGCAGTTTTGCGATGTGATCATGCGCCATACCAATATGACGCGTGAACAAGCAAAACGTCGTGCCGAAGGACTGTTAGAGATCGTAGATATTCATCCAAGCCGACTCAACGACTACCCACACCAGTTCTCTGGTGGTATGCGTCAACGCTTAGTGATTGCGATTGCGCTCGCGCTCAATCC is a genomic window containing:
- the rsmC gene encoding 16S rRNA (guanine(1207)-N(2))-methyltransferase RsmC, which encodes MQHYTAPTEIALRQLDYFAGKHVLVAGEAEDRFPIELRQHCASVSVFTTHYGYYSQLKPFAEINCYFGEQLTDEINADLILLYWPKAKQEAEYLLAMLLSKFGTGTELVVIGENRSGVKSIEKMFTPYGSIYKYDSARRCSFYWGQCENKPDEFDITQWFKSYSVIYQGHELTIRSLPGVFSHGEFDLGSRLLLDTLPALSGKVIDIGCGAGVLGCVMAKLNPDIELEMTDISALAIRSSQETLIANQLSGRVYPSDMLSNVGSQYHYIVTNPPFHSGLDTRYSPTEQLLAESINHLAAAGSLWVVANSFLKYPPIIEQAFGHCEIAAKTTKFAIYHAKK
- the chiS gene encoding two-component system sensor histidine kinase ChiS, with amino-acid sequence MRLCPRFSLDLLVKVKKLVNFVTLGFSCHSPAHGSRAPTSITKSNALIMFRFYRKQKFKRLQNTLMAAFLALSIIPLTITALFFLHSHSKDLEEQSTSYLVSVRDTKQQQVIDYMMAKESEVMGFVRSELAYASGGRFYGLVNAFQRLDVSIEAAREHAQQRYIPGSGDQIKTSVLPQSSGYVGSERYRLLHKRYHWAFLELLKRSDFDDILLVDIEGNVVYSIYKYDNFGTNLLTGKYQDANLGHTFKRLEQTVNEQRKTNEDFTPVVISDFVEEDGKQYAWLGAPIIQQGYLHSYAMFRLPSNAITKLIADGNNNPSMQTILVGQDLRSRTLTSAEIAVEKSKQVVELALSGKRSVGTYTNTDGEQVIAAYAPINLKSIHWALVVELPEKEAFARVRQLEKLFVFAMLTAIVLVVIASHYLSNFITAPLLKLTWAAERVSAGDLDEAMINTERKDEIGRLAVSFERMQRSIREKISLIKSQNKELESNLLIIRKQNDELQLANKLKDEFLATTSHELRTPLHGMIGIAEALVSGANGPLTAAHKYQLDIIISSGQRLATLVDDLLDYHKMRYGALDIQKCAVDLSSATRLVLELSHHLLGKKTLRIINQVPELPVWVSADPQRLEQVLYNLIGNAIKYTSEGKIVISATYMDDKIRVQVVDTGQGIPAEQLEQIFEPLIQAGRDASRYRQGAGLGLSISRQLIELMNGTLYVSSQPMVGTTFSFTLPLATQDEIAQARLTELPHFQAPEVLDAELPEQSTLPENEHGPLLLVADDEPVNLRVLDSFLRLEGYRVHTVQDGHEVLEAVKREKPELLLLDIMMPGMSGYQVCEKLRQSYDHAELPIIMLTALNQSDDRVRGFEAGANDYLSKPFNKQELAARIVAHLTASKAELRRIENAQLQKELKHRAMVEASLLETQGRLLEQLESAPEAILCVKEGNKIRFANEAASRLFRRTPEQLKRSNAEELIAPKYLNIDQEHYCGNIDVYVDDVRQHLSADVLRLPEGSGLQAMYIFNVGGSINAARIYNLETAVEALSSYAFEGDKDKLQQLKELGGEFTRLADKASGEYQSKQDLMRSVLVEAMTSALDYWERVSGQSKFTFAEQSGLWRVYLDRSTLQTRTLDKYLRIETLPKTPRWRTVLNSLDYILEHCKESSPDRTHIEMQRDKLQKLLTSE
- a CDS encoding ABC transporter substrate-binding protein, encoding MLANIKKTALAAAVIAAATSVSAPAFARSELTIVPDFYPTMVRNFNPYLATNLRTTTDFIYEPLVVFNEMKGNTPVFRLAESYKMADDLMSVTFDIRKGVKWSDGEAFTANDVVYSFNLLKAKPELDQRGINKWVTSVEKVDDYKVRFRLSEANSNVPYEISLIPIVAEHVWKEVKDPTTFTNENPVGTGPFTVIDTFTPQLYIQCRNPNYWDAANLEVDCLRVPQIANNDQLLGKIVNSELDWTSSFVPDIDRTYAAANPNHHYWYPAAGTQAFMVNFKNPDAAKKEALDNVDFRRAFSMALDRQTIIDIAFYGSGTVNDYASGLGYAFEAWSDEATHNKYKGFNTYDVEGSKKLLAKAGFKDVNGDGFVETPSGKSFELLIQSPNGWTDFNNTVQLAVEQLQEVGIKAKARTPEFAVYNQAMLEGTYDVAYTNYFHGADPYTYWNSAYNSALQSGDGMPRFAMHYFKDKKLDGLLDSFYKTADKNEQLAIAHGIQKIIAENQVTIPVMSGAWMYQYNTTRFTGWWNEENPKGRPSVWAGIPERLLHVLDLKPVK
- a CDS encoding ABC transporter permease, with product MGYFLRRLSFYFAALLVAATLNFIIPRAMPGDPVTMMFANATAQVTPERIEAMKQLLGFVDGPWYVQYMTYIKSILTWELGTSIKFYPLSVNELLGGAFGWSLFLAGTAVIISFSIGSVLGIFAAWKRGSRYDTFITPGMLVIQAVPQVVIAMLAMFTFAIGLGWFPTGYAYTAGTMPDWTSWAFIKDVSYHAVLPLVCASIVQIGGFLVNMRNNMINLLAEDYITMAKGKGLSENRVVFNYAARNALLPSVTALSMSLGMAIGGQLIIEIIFNYPGLGTVLFNAITARDYQVLQGQLLIMTLFMLFFNLLADMLYVVLDPRLRKGGK
- a CDS encoding ABC transporter permease, which codes for MKALWKLLRGNRMAMIGVTILSLFFLLAVAAPFITSHAPDKRTGNPHEYPAFVVKAAKANPDGWVAEHLATDRRTLAMSKKADHILGTTRMGRDVWSQVAYGARVSLAVGFGAGITVCFLATVIGVSAGYFGGKIDDFLTAAMNIMLVIPQYPLLFVLAAFIGEAGPLTIALIIGCTSWAWGARVVRSQTMALREKEFVKAAEVLGESSWRIIFVEILPNLISIVGASFIGSVMYAIMMEATISFLGLGDPNTISWGIMLYNVQTSSSMLIGAWWELLAPCISLTVLVTGLALLNFAVDEIANPQLRSHKGMKRWKNLAKQDQKARQPNLPPQNALWSGDK
- a CDS encoding ABC transporter ATP-binding protein, which gives rise to MTAPLISIRNLCVDYITDAGDVRACNNVSFDLAPGEVFGLAGESGCGKSTVAFSLMRLHKPPAFITGGEVIFNGEDILKYSDERMQSFRWKEMSMVFQSAMNALNPVLTMEEQFCDVIMRHTNMTREQAKRRAEGLLEIVDIHPSRLNDYPHQFSGGMRQRLVIAIALALNPKMIIMDEPTTALDVVVQREILQKIYALKEEFGFSILFITHDLSLMVEFSDRIGIMYSGELIEVAPSKQILETPYHPYTKGLGSSFPPLTGPKTKLTGIPGNPLNLLEIPQGCRFQARCDRVHEACTKVPTVLRQIESGRFSNCHLYGASATIKR